A window of Solanum stenotomum isolate F172 chromosome 9, ASM1918654v1, whole genome shotgun sequence genomic DNA:
CAATTTGTCGTAGGTTTATAAAAGATCTATGGACACTTTTGGTTATACGGTTAAGAGAGAGCCACAGGATGTGAAGTTTGAACATGAATTGTAAGTTTATTTTCACATGAATTTATGTTTATTGACTCTTAATTATTGCCATTAATCCTTCCCCTTTTATATTCTGTGTGAATTTTCTGACTCCTAGTTTGTTGAATCaagcaataatatttttcataccCAAAAATTGGATTAGGTCAAGTCTTAAGTTCAAGAAATATACTTGTGTTTGATTTGTTCTTCCATTAATTCTATTTTCTATATTCTATCTTGTAGTCTAGAATTCAACAACATAAATTGACTTGATACTAAATAAATGTTTAATTtcttctgtttcaatttatctACCAGGCAAGAACCAAATAATAATGAATTTGGCAAACCagaatcaaataataatttcaaatttgaaaaagggaaaagatCCAAGCGCAAGCGCAAATTCTATGGCAGTACACCagaatcaaataataatttgaagaaaaatggaCAAGATTTCAAGCACAAGCAACAATATAGTGCTGTTCAGGTCTACTCAAACCCTCcctttaaattaattattatgttggtaatatgtttttttaaaaaaaaaaaaaatttatcaatttattCCTTTGCAGTTAAATAAAATTCGAAATTCTATAGAAAGGAACATCGAGAAACAACTTCCCGGTACTGGTTTTAAGAACTTTGCAGCAGCATCTATCCTTATAAATCCTTCTCATACTGATCTACCAAATCTAATTCAAAGCCGGTGGAAAGACTTTACTCCAGAAGAGTATGTTGAGCGTGAAATTTGGATTCGGTTTAATAAATTTCCAATGTCAAGACCTCTCTTATTATTTGAAGAATTGGATGATGATGTTAAGGTTTTTATTCCTATGCAATTAGAGGCAAGAAAAATTTATTACAATAATATTAGAAAGGTGGTGGAAAGGTGGTTTAAACAAGGACCCAAGGAAGATGTGCTTTGTGCATTCGCAATATATTTGTGAgtaatcatttatttttgttagacTATTTTATAAGAATACTTAATAAAATTAGTGgcctatatatatttatttgtgagtgatcatttttttttattgactaTTCTTATAAAATAGtctaacaaaaatatttttgagtaatCATTTATTTTAGACTATTTTATAAGAATACTCAATAAAATTAGTGGCCTATATATATTTGTGAgtaatcatttatttttattgactaTTCTTATGAAATAGtctaacaaaaatatttgtgagtaatcatttatttttgttagacTATTTTATAAGAATACTCAATAAAATTAGTGGCCTATATATATTTGTGAGTAATCAgtaatcatttatttttgttagactattttataagaattttaaattttagttacTAACATGTTAGTCATTTgaacccttcggggtggcccagtggtttgagcttgggacttccatgttggaggtctcaagttcgaaaccccttgccagcgaaagcaaggggtttgccttctgggtcgagctcgtcgcaccaggcttgcctagtgcgggttacctctcctatgtggtttgcgagctattgcataggagcgggggttttaccctgtgcgcacccaaagggtagcggctgcgggtttcccttgtcatcaaaaaaaaaaaaaaaaacatgttagtCATTTGTCTGCACTTAGATGATgttataaaaactttatttagatgttataaaaactttatttattaatatgaatatttgagTTGTTTTATTTGAACTTCTAAAATATTTCGattgtttcttttcttcatttttaatactataatttttttctgtactttttttttgtacaatcttcaaaatattgttttaaGTGAAAGTAATATCATAAGATtcacttctaattttttttgggaggcCGCACACTTGAGTCACTCAtgttcttttcttctcttaGCATTGTTTTGTAATACTCCCTtttcttcaatttatttgtccAGCTATTTTCTCGTTGATCACAAacttttttaattacttttcaaatattttgaattgttaacCATTGCGACTTACAATAATTTTTAGATACTTTCTAAATGGGAAAAagtcttttgttaaaaaaatacatataagaTTTATATCAAATTTACATAAAAAGTAGGTTAGTTGACCCTCATACTTTGAATCGAAAATTAGTTTTCCAACActaaacttcttcatttttctcagTCGCAAGTCTCAAGAGGATGTCACATATAATTTCCCTGATATGACAAGACAAGAGGTGCTAGAGCTATTCTTTGTTTCTATTTGTCAGTACCTTTTAACgggtccatttttttttttgcttgctcattttctctcttttgtttgttgtttttaagGTATATGATACATGCCTTTTGCGCTATAGTGCAATGCCAAGGCAAAAGCAAAAAGAATATGAGGAGAAACGGACAATTGAGGATGGTGGAATATGTTTGCATCGTTCTGATATGTTCGGGAAAAAATGGGTAAGTCGTATGTTTGGTCATTAGTCGTATTTTCTCAAATGTCTAGTGTAGTTTCATTCTTTCAACTGCACACTTACGGGACTATTTTGAACATACATTGAAGCATAATTgatcatttatgtcattttctctaTAAGTTTAATATACAAACTTGCTGTgaattttatgagaaaatgaTACTGTATAGCTGCTCCCAAAATGATAAccaaaaaatgtattattattgtatatgtatacatttttgtatgttatgtacaagacatttacaaaaaatgtaaataGTTTTGTTCGACTAGCTAGTTTTTATACTTGTTTTTGCCCTTTCTAATAACCGTGGCCGAATGTAGTTTTTGTTTTGGGATATAAGTGTGATTTTGGTAATTAAAGGACGACTCCATTTCATGTGATGTTTGATTGAGATTGTTTTTTCTAGTCAAAGTTATTGCAACCTGGAGATGTTAAAGTGAAGCACGCGTCAAAAGAGAAAATTGAAGCTTACTTAAAACAGATGCCAAGGACAACAAAAGTTGAGGTCGTAGAAAGAGAAGGAGGACAATTTATAAACGTTCTGGATATTAAACGTTGCAATGAAAGTAAGCTTGTAAAGCTAATCAACTGCAGGTGGAAGGATTTGACAGAAGCAAAGAATTTTCAGGATGAAGTGACTCGAGCTTTTAGAGGCCGGGTGATACCGGTGAAAGATATTAATGTGGCTTGGAAAAATTTGGGAAACAACCTGAGGGTGAAAAACTTCAAGCAAACAATGTTTAAAGTAGCTATTTTCACCGAGGCCGAATATGCAATGCAGTGCCGGTTGAAAGAAGGCGTGCTTTACTCTTTCTCTTCATATTAGTaagtaaatatattattttgctcgtctcttatttttataaatttcaacatTGGATAATGTTGTCTCTTTTTGTAGTTGCGAGTTTGAGGACGTTGTCAAAACTGAATTCCCTGATATGACAAAAAAGGAGGTGAGCTAGCTATCAACAAATTCACATTGATTtccccttctttttttctttaatcttcTCATCgattcatttttgttgttttaaggTATATGATACTTGTCTTTTACGCTACGTTATGGCACCAAGGGAGATTcgacatatatataaaatactgAGCACAAGAGATGAGTGCAGAAAATTGTGCGATTCTCGTTTTGGGGAAACTCTACGAATATAAGTTGTTGTATTTCGTGCATTAGACTGTTGCTTGTAAAGTTAGAATAGTTGAATTTGCATTTGTAGTTGTTGTCGTAGTATAGCGGTCTTCTCTTCTCTTACTACCGCTACAACGATTGATGTTTTGATTCATTTGTTGCTCCCGTTTTTAGTCTGAAGAGGGAATGTTAGTTTATGTCTTCATTGTTGCAACAAGGTAGCTTGGATATCAATTtgttatgaaaaataattattaattccctcaaaatatgtttcattttatgtgattgTATTTTTGGTTGGATATGGAGTATTTTAAGAGACTTCTTGTCTAAATCTTGTGGTTTCAACAAGTCAAAGATATCTGTGGTAAAggtgaaaattttgaagtttaaaCAATTCTCACTAGTCActagtatataatctaattcattttatgtgatatataatctgtttttttggaaaaattacctTGTATTTAAGATCTTATATTACATCATATAATTAGGAATTACTCATAATAAATGTGTTTAACTACGGAGAATAATCTATTTTGGGTTATTATAAATTGAGCTAAAAAGATGATAAATAAAGTTTATAGGCTGACATTTTCCCGCAAAACAACCTTTTATGTGATAAACATCTTCTTGATTTTCTATTGAAATCTattaattttaatcaaaatatgtCACTGTGAAtgctaggggtgtacaaaaccgaatcGAAAATCGAGTCAACCCggaaaaaaacccgactagtggtttggtttgacttggtttggtcttgaaaaaaaaatccgactatatttgggttggtttggttttaaccaaaaaaaaccaacccgggaccaaaccaacccgacattatatatataattttaaaattttatttatacataaaaatatttactttgatataatttttaaatatttcttatacttttcatagtttttatcttttaatatattatttcaagtttgaaacttagaattataaATGGGCCAATATAGATTATAGTTCacagatgttgataattataataaaacttacatcaaaatcaaattaatactctaatgcaaaaagaaaatcaattcaacagtaagaatgacaataatattgaatatttgttctttagttttacattgggttagacaattaaaatacataatctaattttaatttcctttaatatttagtcatgtaactaatacttattaaacttaattttagcatgatttagtacttttaaattatgatcattttcattatgacttgttaatttgcaatatttgttttacgcgatttcatttttattatttttgttagatattttagtgtcattaatcatatcatattgtgttatatttttaaaaaacatcttatatagttgtatttttgtaggactaaagaaatatttgaaatactagtaaattatatgtttgtatgaatactttaccggaaaaacccgaaaaaaccaaaaaatccgaaaaaacccgaattatattggtttggtttgttttataaatttaaaaatccgacacaaatggtttggtttgatatttgaaaaacccgaaccaacccgaccatgtacacccctagtcaATTTCTCTTCCAAACATTCTAGTTCTTGACGTCCACACTAAAAGGTACAACTTAGGATGAGTATCAAAAAGTTCAtggtttaacaaatcaagaaaaatttcttctacaaaaagaagaagtagtAAATATCGAATcagattttgtatttcaaattatCTTACAGCAATATCACTTTCATTCCAACTCCAATGTCATAACATCAGAGAGAAATGTGGATGAATTGGGTAGAACCAAcctataaggaaaaaaaaaattcaagatggTTTAATCGTTTACATCATAAATATGAATCGACTAACAATCACATCGAACAATTTGGGAATCAAAGAATTATGTTCAGTTAAGCAGCGACTATAAATCATGAAGCAGAGGATAGAGGATCCACATTCCGAATCCTTTAATGCCAAAGCTTTAGGCAAAAGCCTGCCGGAACTACAGAAGCTCTCTTGCTTGAAATAACATCAGAGAAAGTATCAACCAGCTGCCCGGCAAGTGATGCTGGATCTTCGATTAGGGTATCAACAAATGCCTTGACAATCCTAACATCTTGTGGTGTAGCTCTTAAGCTATACCAGGTTAGGAACTTCTGCCTGAATGTCTTGTCAATATGCCCACCACACTCTAACCATCGAACTACTTTGACGTAATACTCAAAATCCTTATCTCCAGTACCAGCACATTCTTCATGCCATTCTCCAACTCTCTTCTTCGAAGAACAGCCAACTTGTGGTCCATCCTCCTTCCCTGATCCATTATCGAGATCCTTGCTGCAATGTTCTGATTTTCCTTTCCGCCCAAGACTTCCCTTCACAGTCTCCATCTTGCAGGGTGTAATAGGTAAGCCAGCTTCCACACTACCTACAAACGGTGTAAATTCTAAGGCAGTCTGGAGAGGTGCATTTGACCCATTATCAGTGCTCGTCTCTTCTGTTGTTTGAACATCTGAACACTGCTTGTTCTCGAGATTTACAGCATCAGTATTTGGCAAGGAGGTTACTTTTATAATGCTATCTTCCTCATCACCTAAAGATACCATTACTCCTTCATTTCCTATATGACTTTTACTAGCAAAGGCGATCGTGGTGCAACACAAGTCTGTAGAAATTGCTTTATCAGTGTTATCACAACAAGAAAGACAATTATCCCGTCTGTTCTCATCCTCATTGCTGCATAGCACGATGTTATTAGTTTCATCCTCCACTGAAGAAGGATTAGAAAGGTTGCTGCAATTTGTTGGTGGACTTTGACTTCTTTCAACTTCTAAGCTTTTCATGTTCAGATTAGATAGTTCATTTCCAGCTTTACTGGTGCAGAATTGAACTTCAAACATTCCCAGTTCTCTCTTGCTATCAAGGGAAACAATCTTGAGAACATAATCTGTAGCTGGCATCAGATCTGAGAGCACAAATCTAGTGTTTGGGGAAAACAATGTTCGAGTTGGTTCTACTGGATATTCCATTTCAACAGCTTTCCGATGCCACAAAGTGTAACCAACAACATTCTCCATAGATGACCCTTCAGAACTCAAAACAACAGTCACAGATGAGGTAAAGACATCCTCAAATCTGACGAGCTTTGATTCTATCACCTCGCAATCTAAAAAATATAGCCCATGTAAATGCTGATTACTTCACTCGACTTAAATCAAATGAGTACCAAGCTTAGACAAAGAAACCAATAAAGGCATCACAATAACACATGAAGAGAAAGGGGAATCTACAGAATCAATAAAAAGATAAGGGCAGTATCTATGTACTGCACAAACAAACCACAAATTAGAATGAGTATTACCTTTGACCTTAGCATTAGATGGCATTTCAGATACTCTCTCAGAGAGAAGGGCATCTATGTACTCAACAGCCAAACCACAAAGTTGCTGAACTGCAGGGCCAAATGAGAGCCTGTTCACTATACCTCTAGCCATCTTCACAGGCAAACCAGTCAAAGGGCCAACATCTGCTTCAAGCTTGTTCACTGCTTCATCAAGAACTTCATACAGCTTTGGGCAATTTTCGGCACCAAAAGAAATTTTTTGGCTCAATGAAAGCCTATAACATAATATGTCTACGCGCCTGGTATCTCTTGCTACAATCAGTTGTTTTTTCAAGGAACTGCAAGAATTGGAGAAATAGAACATCTTTAATCCTAAATAATAAACATAGCTTGCATTTTAATTATAGAGGTCTGTATCTCACAGTAAATAAAAGAGTTTATGTACATGTCATTAGTTCTTTGACATTTTTCCTTTATGGATTCAACAACCATCTCACTAAACTAGTCAGCCGCATCCTGACAATAGTGGAAATAGTTCACTGTAATTCAATAATGCAATTGAAAATTAACTTCACAACAgaatttttttaacattttgtaGCAGAGTCCAAGGAAAACACGTAGGATAATTATAGGTCAATTGCCAACTAAGATAATGCATAATAATGAGGTTCCTCAGGGAACACACTGATCTACAAAAAAGCATCAAAGAATCTACgaacaacaacaattaatacACCTTAGTCCCAAAAAAGTTGGGGTttgctatatgaatcctcattgATCATGTTATCCATTTAAACTCATGTCATGCCAATAGTatgcaaatacaaataaaaagtaatagAAGTTCTCCATAATTTTTTGAACCTACAAATCTCTAAAATGCTAAACCACTACTATAAAGTATAGGGCAGAAAAAGTGCTAACATGTCTAAAACATATTTTCAACTAATAGGCATTGActacaacaataacataacCCATGTAGTCCCACAAGTGAGGTGTGAGGAGAGTAGGATGTATGTAGACCTTGCCCCTAcatttgtggggtagagaggttgttctGATAAACCCTCGCCTCAAAAGAACAGTCATCGACTATCTAGATTTTTTATCCACTGTGCCCCACTGCGCTATGTCTGCATGGGTTCCCAAAGATTTTAGGTCCTTAGATGCattttcctcctcttttaaCACTTACCCTCACAATGGTTGCACACCTATAGACCGGTGCATTACACTGCAGATCGACGCATGACATGAACAAATTATTTCAAGAAACCTTCGGACATTTTCCCCTCGATGTGTGCTACTTAAACATTCTAGTAATATTATCATTTCTAATCTTGTCTAATTTAGTATGACCACAAATTCATCTTAGCATCTGTATTTCTTCAACATTCTTCTTGTAAATGTGTTTAACTTTCACGACCCAAGAATCACTCTCATAAAGCATTGTTGGTTTTATAACTATTCTAAAAAACTTACCTTTCACTTTGGTAGGCATCTCTCTATCATATAACACCCAGCAACACTGTTTTGTTTCAACTACTCAATTCTGATTCTATTTATAACATCTTCATCTATCATTTCATTCACCCAGAAAATTGCCTGCAtggaaaaaaaacacaaatttcCTATCTTCTTAACCTTGTTCCATTATTGCTTGAAGCTAATGACGTTTGAATTAGCAATAACATGAAAACTTGCCCCCTTCATCTTTGGGTGCAACAATTCATCTCATTCAAGAACTTGCTTGGACAGCGTTGCAATCTTTCTTCTCCGGTGAAATCTCGCCGCCGCACTAACCACTCATCGGCCATCTTCTTCACCGGCCCCAAAACTCCCTCTGACtatttctctttcactttctTGGACCCTGACTCTAGGGTTTTTTGTCACCATCGCAGCTCGTCCTTCACTGCCACTGCTCCGGCAAAGCACATCTACTCCAGCGACTCTAGAGTTTTCTTTCTCCATAATTCTGGGTTGGGTCTCAAGTTTCGAGGGCAGCAGCAGAACACGGACCGCTTACCTCCACCAGTGCTCCGATGAAGTACCTCCTATCTCCTCTTCAAGTTTCAGGTTCTATCTTCCCAAATTATTCTAGGTTCACATCAGGTTGCCTTCAGTTTTTGGTTTTCAGATTTGTTTTCATTGCTATATGCATATTTAGAGTTATATTTCAGATCTAGTTTTCAGATTGGTTCCCTATATTGTCTTCAGATCTATCTTTCTCATATCATTGTTAACTGTGTAATATTGCATATCTCTATCTCTTGTTCACTTTGCTCTTGGTTTAACTCTGCCCTCTGACTCTTCGTTTCTTGATCCATAGTGCCATATATTTCATAGTTCTTGTGGTTTCTCTGGTGTTAGTATTTTGGGTGTACCCATATTCTAGAGCTAGTTGCTTCTGTTCATTCTGTATACTATTTCTTGCTTTTCTTCGGTTCTTATTATAGTTAATTAGTCCTAGACTCTCCACTTGATTCAATAGTTTTAGTAGATTCTTATTTCGCTTACATCTTGTTTAATTTACATCTCCTTTGGTGGCTTTGGTGAACGGTGGTCGAATAGGATCATGTCCAGGGGCAAGGCGAAGGGATGGTACATGAGTTAAGTGACCTCATCTTGTATCATGTTGGTTAGACCTTATGTTGTATTATGTTGGATAGTTCATCCGTAGCTAGGGTAAACAAGTATGGGCTCAATGACAATCCCTGGTGTAAATCCATGATTACAAGAACTCCTTCGCATTCCCTACTATAGTTCTCAGGCTAGTGAAGACTCTTTCATACATGTCTTTTAtgacttttatatatttaataggaATTCCTTTCTTCTCCGACACGACGACACGTCGACACCCACCAAAGAACCTTTCTTTGTActatcatataatttttttaggtcaatgaacaccatgTGCAAATTTTGTCTACGATAAACTTCCATTAATCTCCTCCACAAAAATGTAGTCTCAAATGTAGATCTACTGGGCATACACCCAAACTGGTTATCTATTACTCTTGTGGTGTCCCCAAGTCTATGCTCTATCACTCTTTCTCAGAGTTTCATCATATGACTCATAAATTTAATGCCACAATAGTTTGCAAAACATTGAATATCacctttattttaataaaaattggaAGCAAGGTACTCTTTCTCCACTAGTACAAAACGGTAAAAAGAGGAAACAACAAAAACTAGTTTGGTATGTATGTAGTGTTCATGAACTGTAGTCTGTATGTGTCAATCCCCAATCCAAAGATTTTTTGGAACAAAATAGGAGTTGTTTACAAACTGGCTTATGGAGATTAAAATATCTACAAAATCTATCCTTCAATAGGATCCACAAAAGGAAGTGACAGATAGACTCACAGATTATATCTATGCTTCCCAATTTTGAACCATCGGAAGACTTAATGAATGCTTACACTGAATAAGCATTATGCATCTAACATCAGAGAAACTAGAAAATAAGCCAAATATCATGGAATAACTGAATGTTTGGACAACATAATATTAACAGTAGATTTGATTGGATGAGGAGAAAGTACTATAAACCACAATATTCCATAGGTAAAACACCTAAAAAGATGTTTGAACTTTGGAAAGATGGAGGGTCGTCAGAAAAAATCTGTTAGACTTCCTAAATATTGAtggtgtcattcttttttggatGGAATAAATAGATTTTCTCAAACACTGTCAGAGAAGTTAATCTATATACATGTTCCATAATTCATACATGTGATACATTGAATACAAGtcttatttttattggtttatACATTTATTCCATCAGATGTCCCAGTCAATTATATATCCAGGGCATGGAAATTGCAGTTAGTATTTATCAAACTGACAAAATGAAATCCAAGTAACAAGCCCAAAACTAGATTTCCTTAGGAGGTCAAACTTGTTATTCTAATGAAGTACAGTTAGACTTCGCATAGGCTAGAAGTGTCCAAGATATAATAAATGTTACACATCTGCCATCAGCAAATTCATTAACTATACAGAAGACCatacttctttcttcttttttacagTGGTGTCAAGGTCAACTTAGacacacctcaactaattccaccAGGATGTTACCTCCCACCAGCACAAGTACGGGGTAACTCTACTCACCAAACAGGAATCCATACTTTCATGAATATAAAATAACCTTGGTAGCACAACCAACATGTTGGCACTGATATCTGCTTAGAATGGTCTTCCCCAGTAGTCCTAGGAGTCCCTTTGACACAATAAAGGTTAAAATGCAAGGGCTCATAGCCAGCTGCAAATCTAACCCTTTGAGTCCATTACCCACAATTAGTCGATCATTTTGACAATAACACAACAATCATCTCACAAACTCAAATCATATTATATAAGTGGATTAGATAAGCAAGTATAGACCACACCAATAATTGGGACATACCACACTTACGTGGGATAAGAAAAACATGGTGAATCCAAAGACATTGGTAACAAATAGCTTTTAAACTCTAAGACTTGGATTAAagcttcaaaaaaaaaaaaaaaaactggcaAAATATATATAGGAAGGAggaaaaattcagaaaatatgtAATAGAAATTTGTACTCGTATGACCTTAAAGGCTAGGAATAAAGCAGGCATCAAAAGCTTTGGTCATGCCACAGTGTCATATGGTTTATCCAGGAAACATTGCATATAATGGGCTAACGTTCCATTGTCGAAAAAAAAGGAGTGATTTGAAGATCTCAATACATTCATCTTTAGCACGTGTTAgacatcaaatttcaaaattgttaATAGCCAATCTGACAAGCTTGTAGCGGCACAACAAGCTCGTTGAGCTCATAGCAAAGGAAAGGTATTCTCCACAGCTCCCACGAGCTCAATCATCAATACAAGCTTAGGATTGTAAAATTATGCAACACCAGACACAAGGACAAAACTCCTCTACAAATTTTAAACTGAAATCATGGTTTGAAGCCTTAATTTACAGATTCATCTCCTTGTCTTCCTTGACACTTTTTCCAGAAAGTGCAAAGTCTGAGCTAACACTAGGGTGATGCCC
This region includes:
- the LOC125877134 gene encoding VIN3-like protein 2, with translation MDASSFEGIALDPSKCSKLSMEEKRELVYELSKQSHGAPEMLQSWSRQEILQILCAEMGKERKYTGLTKLKIIENLLKIVSEKKSLEHENTSNLEMQPSSESDQRSSKRQRKAEHPSRFSIEANTSSPTNTNVSLANVVYCKNLACRAKLSCQDVFCKRCSCCICRNYDDNKDPSLWLICSSEPPFQGDSCGMSCHLECAMKHGKSCITNDKSDKGNNGTFYCVSCGKANDLLSSLKKQLIVARDTRRVDILCYRLSLSQKISFGAENCPKLYEVLDEAVNKLEADVGPLTGLPVKMARGIVNRLSFGPAVQQLCGLAVEYIDALLSERVSEMPSNAKVKDCEVIESKLVRFEDVFTSSVTVVLSSEGSSMENVVGYTLWHRKAVEMEYPVEPTRTLFSPNTRFVLSDLMPATDYVLKIVSLDSKRELGMFEVQFCTSKAGNELSNLNMKSLEVERSQSPPTNCSNLSNPSSVEDETNNIVLCSNEDENRRDNCLSCCDNTDKAISTDLCCTTIAFASKSHIGNEGVMVSLGDEEDSIIKVTSLPNTDAVNLENKQCSDVQTTEETSTDNGSNAPLQTALEFTPFVGSVEAGLPITPCKMETVKGSLGRKGKSEHCSKDLDNGSGKEDGPQVGCSSKKRVGEWHEECAGTGDKDFEYYVKVVRWLECGGHIDKTFRQKFLTWYSLRATPQDVRIVKAFVDTLIEDPASLAGQLVDTFSDVISSKRASVVPAGFCLKLWH
- the LOC125877135 gene encoding uncharacterized protein LOC125877135; this translates as MDTFGYTVKREPQDVKFEHELQEPNNNEFGKPESNNNFKFEKGKRSKRKRKFYGSTPESNNNLKKNGQDFKHKQQYSAVQLNKIRNSIERNIEKQLPGTGFKNFAAASILINPSHTDLPNLIQSRWKDFTPEEYVEREIWIRFNKFPMSRPLLLFEELDDDVKVFIPMQLEARKIYYNNIRKVVERWFKQGPKEDVLCAFAIYFRKSQEDVTYNFPDMTRQEVYDTCLLRYSAMPRQKQKEYEEKRTIEDGGICLHRSDMFGKKWSKLLQPGDVKVKHASKEKIEAYLKQMPRTTKVEVVEREGGQFINVLDIKRCNESKLVKLINCRWKDLTEAKNFQDEVTRAFRGRVIPVKDINVAWKNLGNNLRVKNFKQTMFKVAIFTEAEYAMQCRLKEGVLYSFSSYYCEFEDVVKTEFPDMTKKEVYDTCLLRYVMAPREIRHIYKILSTRDECRKLCDSRFGETLRI